The following nucleotide sequence is from Allocatelliglobosispora scoriae.
CCTCGCCGGTATGGCGAAGCGGATCGGCGAGGCCGCCGAGCGGACCCGCACCGGCAAGATCAGCCCGGACGAGCTGTCGGGCGGCACCTTCACGCTGACCAACACGGGCAGCCGGGGTGCCCTCTTCGACACGCCGATCATCAACCAGCCGCAGGTCGCGATCCTCGGCACCGGCGCGGTCGTCAAGCGCGCGGTCGTGGTGGACGACCCGGACCTCGGCGAGCTGATCCTGCCTCGCTTCATGGTCTACCTGGCACTCTCCTACGACCACCGGCTGGTGGACGGCGCCGACGCCGCCCGTTTCCTCAGCTCGATCAAGGAGCGCCTGGAGGGCGGCAACTTCGAGGCCGACCTAGGCCTGTAAGCACGCGATGGTGAGGGGCGCTCCGCGATTGCGGAGCGCCCCTCACCCGTTCTTCACGTGTATCCAAGATCGCGCCCCTTCCGGGAAAGTCGGCGCTCGCGCCTGCATGATCGCGCTGTTTCCCGGAAATAAGGCGCTCACCCGGCGCGCGAGGGGCCTGTTTCCGGGAAGCAGCGCGATCATGCAGGCTCGGCCCGGGCCGAGCTGATCAAGATCGGCGCAACTCTTGAAGAGTTGGTCTAAGAGTTCCTAACAGAGTCGGTTGACGTGTCGGAACGTGATGATGCAGGTGGCGAGGCTGAGGAAGGCTTCGTGGATGTCGTCTCGGCGTTCCCAGCGGATGCGTAGGCGTTTCATCCCGTGGTACCAGGCGATGGTGCGTTCGACGACCCATCGGATGGTGCCCAGGCCGGAGCCGTGGGCTTCGCCCCGGCGGGCGATGTGTGGCCGGATGCCTCTGGCGCGTACGAGTCTGCGGTATTTGTCGTGGTCGTAACCGCGGTCGGCGTACAGCTCGTCCGGACGCTGGCGCGGCCTGCCGCGCTTGCCTGGTATCGCGGGGATGGCGTCGATCAGTGGAATGAGCTGGGTGACATCGTTGCGGTTGCCGCCGCAGAGCGTGACGGCCAGGGGAATGCCCGCGCCGTCGGTCAGGAAGTTGTGCTTGGAGCCGGGTCTGGCACGGTCGACCGGGCTCGGTCCGCTTTTGGGCCGCGGCGGGCGGCGCGCACGTGCGAGGAGTCGATGACCGCGCGAGACCAGTCCAAACGCCCGGCCTGGTGCAGTTCAGCCAGCAGCACCTCGTGCAGACGCTGCCAGACGTCGGCGTCGTTCCATTCCGCCAGGCGCCGCCAGCAGGTCATCCCGGACCCGAACCCGAGCTCCTGCGGCAGGAACTCCCACTGAATACCGGTGTGCAGCACGAACAGGATGCCCTGCAACGCCTGGCGGTCCGACAACCGCGACCGGCCGGGGCTACGGAACCGGCGCGGCTTGACCGGCAGCAACGGCTCTATCCGCCGCCACAACTCGTCCGGCACGATCCACGGCGGCCGTTCACCCTTCCTCACCACCTGCTCAACAGGATCGAGCGACCCGAGACGCGCCCGAGCCACCCGAGTCATCCCATTGTGTTAGGAACTCTAAGAGGACGCGCGACCGGCCCGGTCAGGGCAGGACGGCGGCGAGCGCCTCACGTACCGTCTCGTGCTGGAACGTGAAACCGGCGTTGAGCAGCACCTTCGGCAGCACCCGCTTGCTGGCGACCATGTCCGCGGCGACATCGCCCGCGACGACCTTCATCGCCAGGCCCGGGATACGCCAGAAGGTGGGCCGGTGCAGCGCCTCGCCGAGTGCCTTCGTGAACTCGGCGTTCGTCGCCGGCTGCGGCCCCACCAGATTGACGGGGCCGGCGATCTCGTCGTGCTCCAGCACGAACCGCACCGCGTTCAGCCAGTCGACCATCGAGATCCACGGCACGTACTGGCCCCCGTTACCGATCTTGCCGCCGACCCCGAGCTTGAAGGGCAGCAGGAGCGGCTTGAGCAGCCCGCCGCCGGGGTCCAGGGGGAAACCCGTCCGCAGCATCACCGTCCGCACACCGGCCATCTCAGCCCGCCGGGCGGCCGTCTCCCAGTCGCGGGAGAGGATCGCCAGGAAGTCGTCGCCGGGCTCGGCCTCCTCGTCGACGAGGGTGTCGCCGGTGTCGCCGTAGAAGCCGACCGCCGAGGAGTTGATCAGCACCTTGGGGCGCCGGTCGGCGGGCATCGTGGCGAGCGTCATGGCGAGCAGGCTCGTCGGCACGATCCGGGACGTACGCAGCTCACGGCGGTAGGAGTCGGTCCACCGTTTGTCGGCGACACCGACGCCGCCGAGATTGACGATGGCGTCGGCTCCGTCGAGCACCGAGGCGTCCAGGCGACCCGCTTCGGGGTCCCAGGACGCCTCGGTGGGCGTGGTGGCCGGTCGGCGTACCAACCTGGTTATCTCGTGCCCGTCGGCGCGTAAGGTGCCGACGAGCTTCGTGCCCAGAAAGCCGGAGCTACCGGCCACCACGATCCGCATGTGCCAATTGTGCGGGACTGCTAGCAGTCGCGAAGCTCCGGGCTCTGGTTGAGCAGTTGGCCCCGCACGGAGATGAACTCCTGGTAGGTGGCCTCGCCGACGGCGCCGAGCCGGAACGCGGCGACGCGGTGGCAGTTCTGGAAGGCGAGTTTGACGCCGAAGTGACGCTCAAGACCGCCGCGGATCGCGTCGCTGGCGAGCGCGCGGAGCAGTTCGCCACGCTCGGCCTCCGACGGCGGCGGCACCTCGTGCTCGCCGAGGTCGGCGCCGGGATTGGCGGCGAGGTCGGCGGCTGCGGCGGAGATCACGGTCCACGCGTAGGGCAGCGACTCGCGGACAACCCCGACGAACTCGGCGTCATCGACCTGGCCGGCCGCGGCTCGCTCCAGCAGCGCGGTGGGGACGTTCAGAGACATTCAATCCTCCTGGTACGGGCAAAGGTGCTTACCGGTATTGAATGTCGTTTTCATTAAGCGAACAAGGCGCCACGCCGATCGGTTGATAGGGTTCACCGAGTGTCACCAACCCCCCAGCCACTCCCCCGCAGGCCTCGGCGCGCCGACCTGATCGTCGCCGTGATCGCCGTCGCCCTCGCGATCTGGGTCACCAGCGCCCTCTGGCTCGACCCCAACGGGCGTGCCGTCGCCGTCAACTCCGGTGACCAGGCCCTCTTCGAGTGGCTGCTCGCCTTCGGCGGGCACAGCCTCGTCGGCCTGGACAACCCGCTGCTGACCGGCCTGCTCAACGCACCCGACCAGGTCAACCTCGCGGTCAACACCTCGATCACCGTGCTGGCCTGGCTCTTCGCCCCGGTGACCTTCCTCTTCGGCCCGTCGGTGTCGTTCCTGGCGATCCTCACGCTCAACCTGGCCGGGTCGGCCTACGCGTGGTACTGGCTCTTCCAGCGCAAACTCGACATGAGCCCGGTCGCCGCCGGAGTCGCCGGGATCTTCGCCGGGTTCGCCCCGGCACTCGTCTCGCACGCCAACTCGCACCTCAACTGGACCGCGCAGTGGCTCATCCCGCTGATCCTCGCCAACCTGATGGGCCTGCACCGCCGACCCCTCCGCCGAGGCATCCTGCTCGGCCTGCTCGTCGGGGTGACCTTCTCCATCGCCGCGGAGGCGCTCTTCTTCACCGCGCTCGCCTGGGCGGTCTTCCTGCTCGTGTGGGTCCCGGCCCGGCGTGACCGGCTCGGCGCGGTGGTCAAGCCCTATCTCAAAGGGCTCGGCATCACCGCGATCGTCGCCGGGATCCTCCTCGCCTACCCGCTCTACCTGCACTTCGCCGGTCCGCAGCGTTATGAGGGGACCGGGTTCGACCACCGGATCCACAGCGAGGACGTGGCCGCCTACGGCTCGTTCCCGAAGCTCTCCCTCGCCGGGGCGCTCGGCCTCAACAGCGATCTTGCGCCCAACCCGACCGAGGAGAACTCCTTCTTCGGCCTGCCGCTGCTGCTCGTCGCGATCGCCTGCCTGATCCTCCTCTGGCGGCTGCGCCCGGAGCGCCGGGCCACCCTGCGGGCGCTCGCCGTCACCGGCGGAGTCTTCGCGCTGCTCTCCTTCGGTCCGCGGATCAAATTCGCCGGAACCTCGATCGACATCCCGCTGCCCTATGCCTTCCTGGGCAAGCTGCCGGTCTTCGACGCGGCGCTCCCCGCCCGGCTGGCGCTGGTGGTGGCGCCGATCATCGCCCTGATCCTCGCGCTCGCCCTGGACGAGCTGCCCCGGCTGCCCGCCGGCAGCCGCCGCGTGGCTCGGCCGGTGCTGATCGCCGGGCTGGTGGCGGGGCTGCTGCCGCTCTTCCCGATCCAGATCCCGGCGGTGGAGCGCCCCCGCGTGCCGCACTTCATCAGCTCCGGCGAGTGGAAGACGGTGGTGCCGCCCGGCGGGGTGCTCGTCCCGGTCCCGCTCCCGTCGGACGTGCTCCCCGACGGGCAGCGCTGGCAGGCTTCGGCGCTGGCGGCCGACCCGACCGGCGAGGTCTTCACGGTCCCGGCCGGCTTCTTCCTCGGCCCCGGCGGCCCGGACGGACGCGGCCGCATCGGTCCGGTCCCCCGCCCGACAGCAGCCCTGTTGGAGCAGGTGGCGAACACCGGCGAGGTCCCGGTCGTCTACCCGAGCATGATCTCGGCCGCGCAGGACGACCTGGCGTACTGGCAGGCCGACGCCGTCGTCCTCCCGACCCGCCCGTTCGGCCGCGCTCCCATCCACACCGAGGCGTTGCTGGAGACGATGACGAAGCTGCTCGGCGCCCCGCAGCGCCGCGACGACGTCTGGGTGTGGCAGGTCTCATGATCGCTGCCGCAGGTGCGCGGTCCTCAGCACCAACTCTTGAAGAGTTGCGGCGATCGTGGCCTTACTCGGAGGTGCGGGTGATGTGCCGCACAGTGGCCGGGTGCCGGGGGCGGATTACTGTGAGGAGCATGAGCAGCGCCGCCACCGAGGTCGCGAGCCTCGCCGCCGGGACCGATCCGCTTCGCATCGTCCGGGTGGGCACGATCGACTATCAGACCGCGTGGGACGAGCAGCGCAGGCTGCACCAGGCCGTCG
It contains:
- a CDS encoding IS5 family transposase (programmed frameshift); this translates as MVPDELWRRIEPLLPVKPRRFRSPGRSRLSDRQALQGILFVLHTGIQWEFLPQELGFGSGMTCWRRLAEWNDADVWQRLHEVLLAELHQAGRLDWSRAVIDSSHVRAARRGPKSGPSPVDRARPGSKHNFLTDGAGIPLAVTLCGGNRNDVTQLIPLIDAIPAIPGKRGRPRQRPDELYADRGYDHDKYRRLVRARGIRPHIARRGEAHGSGLGTIRWVVERTIAWYHGMKRLRIRWERRDDIHEAFLSLATCIITFRHVNRLC
- a CDS encoding TIGR01777 family oxidoreductase, which gives rise to MRIVVAGSSGFLGTKLVGTLRADGHEITRLVRRPATTPTEASWDPEAGRLDASVLDGADAIVNLGGVGVADKRWTDSYRRELRTSRIVPTSLLAMTLATMPADRRPKVLINSSAVGFYGDTGDTLVDEEAEPGDDFLAILSRDWETAARRAEMAGVRTVMLRTGFPLDPGGGLLKPLLLPFKLGVGGKIGNGGQYVPWISMVDWLNAVRFVLEHDEIAGPVNLVGPQPATNAEFTKALGEALHRPTFWRIPGLAMKVVAGDVAADMVASKRVLPKVLLNAGFTFQHETVREALAAVLP
- a CDS encoding SCO5389 family protein, translated to MSLNVPTALLERAAAGQVDDAEFVGVVRESLPYAWTVISAAAADLAANPGADLGEHEVPPPSEAERGELLRALASDAIRGGLERHFGVKLAFQNCHRVAAFRLGAVGEATYQEFISVRGQLLNQSPELRDC
- a CDS encoding DUF2079 domain-containing protein, with product MSPTPQPLPRRPRRADLIVAVIAVALAIWVTSALWLDPNGRAVAVNSGDQALFEWLLAFGGHSLVGLDNPLLTGLLNAPDQVNLAVNTSITVLAWLFAPVTFLFGPSVSFLAILTLNLAGSAYAWYWLFQRKLDMSPVAAGVAGIFAGFAPALVSHANSHLNWTAQWLIPLILANLMGLHRRPLRRGILLGLLVGVTFSIAAEALFFTALAWAVFLLVWVPARRDRLGAVVKPYLKGLGITAIVAGILLAYPLYLHFAGPQRYEGTGFDHRIHSEDVAAYGSFPKLSLAGALGLNSDLAPNPTEENSFFGLPLLLVAIACLILLWRLRPERRATLRALAVTGGVFALLSFGPRIKFAGTSIDIPLPYAFLGKLPVFDAALPARLALVVAPIIALILALALDELPRLPAGSRRVARPVLIAGLVAGLLPLFPIQIPAVERPRVPHFISSGEWKTVVPPGGVLVPVPLPSDVLPDGQRWQASALAADPTGEVFTVPAGFFLGPGGPDGRGRIGPVPRPTAALLEQVANTGEVPVVYPSMISAAQDDLAYWQADAVVLPTRPFGRAPIHTEALLETMTKLLGAPQRRDDVWVWQVS